From Heteronotia binoei isolate CCM8104 ecotype False Entrance Well chromosome 12, APGP_CSIRO_Hbin_v1, whole genome shotgun sequence, the proteins below share one genomic window:
- the TRAF2 gene encoding TNF receptor-associated factor 2 isoform X3 has product MPSELAAAATAELLHGLKCFEAHLDVLVHMAAANLTPPSSLEVNKPGFPKEILGTELEGKYLCTECRNILRRPFQAQCGHRYCSSCLKKIISSGPQKCAACIQEGIYEDGISILETSSAFPDNAARREVESLPAICINEGCAWKGTIKEYEAHDEVCPKFPLTCEGCGKKKIPREKFQDHIKSCSKCKAPCRFQPVGCTEVMENEKLPDHESKHMGEHLYMLLSFVLSLGTESSKLQSLPGLPTAEGSSTLLGGKPLVSESEISSSLELLGKCEALERKTVTFENIVCVLNREVERVSLTAEAYSQQHQLDQEKIEALSSKVRQLERSIALKDLALAEMARTVQEMEASSYDGIFIWKISDFARKRQEAINGRSPAVFSPAFYTNKYGYKMCLRIYLNGDGTGRGTHLSLFFVVMKGPNDALLRWPFNQKVTLMLLDQNNREHVIDAFRPDVSSSSFQRPVSDMNIASGCPLFCPLTKMEAKNSYVRDDTIFIKAIVDLTGL; this is encoded by the exons tgttttgAAGCCCACTTGGATGTTCTGGTTCACATGGCAGCAGCAAACTTGACTCCCCCCAGCTCCCTGGAAGTAAACAAGCCGGGGTTTCCAAAGGAGATCCTTGGGACTGAGTTGGAGGGGAAGTACCTGTGTACAGAGTGCAGAAATATTTTGAGGCGGCCGTTCCAAGCCCAGTGTGGACACCGCTACTGTTCCTCTTGCCTGAAAAAGATCATAAG CTCTGGGCCCCAGAAGTGTGCAGCCTGCATTCAAGAAGGAATATACGAAGATGGCATTTCTATCTTGGAAACTAGTTCG GCTTTCCCAGATAATGCAGCCCGACGGGAGGTGGAGAGTCTTCCTGCAATCTGCATCAATGAGGGCTGTGCTTGGAAAGGGACAATTAAAGAATACGAG GCCCATGATGAGGTGTGCCCAAAATTTCCTCTCACCTGCGAAggctgtgggaagaagaagatccCAAGAGAAAAA tTTCAAGACCACATCAAATCTTGTAGCAAATGCAAAGCACCTTGCAGATTCCAGCCTGTTGGTTGCACCGAGGTG ATGGAAAATGAGAAGCTGCCTGACCACGAGAGCAAGCACATGGGGGAGCATCTGTACATGTTGCTGAGTTTTGTGCTGAGCCTCGGGACTGAATCCAGCAAGTTGCAGTCCCTGCCGGGCCTCCCGACAGCTGAGGGCAGTTCCACTCTGTTAGGGGGCAAGCCGCTGGTCTCTGAGTCAGAGATTTCCAGCTCTTTAGAACTGTTAGGGAAGTGTGAAGCTCTGGAAAGGAAGACTGTGACCTTTGAGAATATCGTCTGTGTGCTGAACCGGGAGGTGGAAAGGGTGTCTCTCACAGCTGAGGCATATAGCCAGCAGCATCAGCTGGACCAAGAGAAGATAGAGGCGCTCAGCAGCAAG GTTCGGCAGCTAGAAAGGAGCATTGCGCTAAAGGACTTGGCCCTGGCTGAGATGGCCCGCACAGTTCAGGAGATGGAAGCGTCGTCCTATGATGGCATCTTTATCTGGAAGATCAGTGACTTTGCAAGGAAACGCCAGGAGGCGATAAACGGCCGCTCGCCAGCCGTCTTTTCTCCAG CATTCTATACAAACAAATATGGCTACAAAATGTGCCTGCGCATTTACCTCAATGGGGATGGCACGGGGCGTGGTACCCACCTGTCCCTCTTCTTTGTGGTGATGAAAGGACCCAACGATGCCCTCTTGCGGTGGCCTTTCAACCAGAAG GTCACCCTGATGCTGCTGGATCAGAATAACCGGGAGCACGTGATTGACGCCTTCCGCCCGGATGTGTCATCTTCATCTTTCCAGCGGCCTGTCAGTGACATGAACATTGCCAGTGGCTGCCCGCTCTTCTGCCCCCTCACCAAGATGGAGGCCAAGAACTCTTACGTCCGTGATGACACCATCTTTATTAAAGCCATTGTAGACCTTACGGGCCTCTGA
- the TRAF2 gene encoding TNF receptor-associated factor 2 isoform X2, whose translation MAAANLTPPSSLEVNKPGFPKEILGTELEGKYLCTECRNILRRPFQAQCGHRYCSSCLKKIISSGPQKCAACIQEGIYEDGISILETSSAFPDNAARREVESLPAICINEGCAWKGTIKEYESCHEGSCPFMLVTCPACLGMVRLNGKERHSERECPERSLNCKYCKVLFYFPNIKAHDEVCPKFPLTCEGCGKKKIPREKFQDHIKSCSKCKAPCRFQPVGCTEVMENEKLPDHESKHMGEHLYMLLSFVLSLGTESSKLQSLPGLPTAEGSSTLLGGKPLVSESEISSSLELLGKCEALERKTVTFENIVCVLNREVERVSLTAEAYSQQHQLDQEKIEALSSKVRQLERSIALKDLALAEMARTVQEMEASSYDGIFIWKISDFARKRQEAINGRSPAVFSPAFYTNKYGYKMCLRIYLNGDGTGRGTHLSLFFVVMKGPNDALLRWPFNQKVTLMLLDQNNREHVIDAFRPDVSSSSFQRPVSDMNIASGCPLFCPLTKMEAKNSYVRDDTIFIKAIVDLTGL comes from the exons ATGGCAGCAGCAAACTTGACTCCCCCCAGCTCCCTGGAAGTAAACAAGCCGGGGTTTCCAAAGGAGATCCTTGGGACTGAGTTGGAGGGGAAGTACCTGTGTACAGAGTGCAGAAATATTTTGAGGCGGCCGTTCCAAGCCCAGTGTGGACACCGCTACTGTTCCTCTTGCCTGAAAAAGATCATAAG CTCTGGGCCCCAGAAGTGTGCAGCCTGCATTCAAGAAGGAATATACGAAGATGGCATTTCTATCTTGGAAACTAGTTCG GCTTTCCCAGATAATGCAGCCCGACGGGAGGTGGAGAGTCTTCCTGCAATCTGCATCAATGAGGGCTGTGCTTGGAAAGGGACAATTAAAGAATACGAG AGCTGCCATGAAGGGAGCTGCCCGTTCATGCTGGTCACCTGCCCGGCATGTCTGGGCATGGTCAGGCTGAATGGAAAGGAGCGCCATTCCGAGCGGGAGTGCCCTGAGAGAAGCCTCAACTGTAAATACTGCAAAGTCCTTTTCTACTTCCCCAATATTAAG GCCCATGATGAGGTGTGCCCAAAATTTCCTCTCACCTGCGAAggctgtgggaagaagaagatccCAAGAGAAAAA tTTCAAGACCACATCAAATCTTGTAGCAAATGCAAAGCACCTTGCAGATTCCAGCCTGTTGGTTGCACCGAGGTG ATGGAAAATGAGAAGCTGCCTGACCACGAGAGCAAGCACATGGGGGAGCATCTGTACATGTTGCTGAGTTTTGTGCTGAGCCTCGGGACTGAATCCAGCAAGTTGCAGTCCCTGCCGGGCCTCCCGACAGCTGAGGGCAGTTCCACTCTGTTAGGGGGCAAGCCGCTGGTCTCTGAGTCAGAGATTTCCAGCTCTTTAGAACTGTTAGGGAAGTGTGAAGCTCTGGAAAGGAAGACTGTGACCTTTGAGAATATCGTCTGTGTGCTGAACCGGGAGGTGGAAAGGGTGTCTCTCACAGCTGAGGCATATAGCCAGCAGCATCAGCTGGACCAAGAGAAGATAGAGGCGCTCAGCAGCAAG GTTCGGCAGCTAGAAAGGAGCATTGCGCTAAAGGACTTGGCCCTGGCTGAGATGGCCCGCACAGTTCAGGAGATGGAAGCGTCGTCCTATGATGGCATCTTTATCTGGAAGATCAGTGACTTTGCAAGGAAACGCCAGGAGGCGATAAACGGCCGCTCGCCAGCCGTCTTTTCTCCAG CATTCTATACAAACAAATATGGCTACAAAATGTGCCTGCGCATTTACCTCAATGGGGATGGCACGGGGCGTGGTACCCACCTGTCCCTCTTCTTTGTGGTGATGAAAGGACCCAACGATGCCCTCTTGCGGTGGCCTTTCAACCAGAAG GTCACCCTGATGCTGCTGGATCAGAATAACCGGGAGCACGTGATTGACGCCTTCCGCCCGGATGTGTCATCTTCATCTTTCCAGCGGCCTGTCAGTGACATGAACATTGCCAGTGGCTGCCCGCTCTTCTGCCCCCTCACCAAGATGGAGGCCAAGAACTCTTACGTCCGTGATGACACCATCTTTATTAAAGCCATTGTAGACCTTACGGGCCTCTGA
- the TRAF2 gene encoding TNF receptor-associated factor 2 isoform X4, with amino-acid sequence MAAANLTPPSSLEVNKPGFPKEILGTELEGKYLCTECRNILRRPFQAQCGHRYCSSCLKKIISSGPQKCAACIQEGIYEDGISILETSSAFPDNAARREVESLPAICINEGCAWKGTIKEYEAHDEVCPKFPLTCEGCGKKKIPREKFQDHIKSCSKCKAPCRFQPVGCTEVMENEKLPDHESKHMGEHLYMLLSFVLSLGTESSKLQSLPGLPTAEGSSTLLGGKPLVSESEISSSLELLGKCEALERKTVTFENIVCVLNREVERVSLTAEAYSQQHQLDQEKIEALSSKVRQLERSIALKDLALAEMARTVQEMEASSYDGIFIWKISDFARKRQEAINGRSPAVFSPAFYTNKYGYKMCLRIYLNGDGTGRGTHLSLFFVVMKGPNDALLRWPFNQKVTLMLLDQNNREHVIDAFRPDVSSSSFQRPVSDMNIASGCPLFCPLTKMEAKNSYVRDDTIFIKAIVDLTGL; translated from the exons ATGGCAGCAGCAAACTTGACTCCCCCCAGCTCCCTGGAAGTAAACAAGCCGGGGTTTCCAAAGGAGATCCTTGGGACTGAGTTGGAGGGGAAGTACCTGTGTACAGAGTGCAGAAATATTTTGAGGCGGCCGTTCCAAGCCCAGTGTGGACACCGCTACTGTTCCTCTTGCCTGAAAAAGATCATAAG CTCTGGGCCCCAGAAGTGTGCAGCCTGCATTCAAGAAGGAATATACGAAGATGGCATTTCTATCTTGGAAACTAGTTCG GCTTTCCCAGATAATGCAGCCCGACGGGAGGTGGAGAGTCTTCCTGCAATCTGCATCAATGAGGGCTGTGCTTGGAAAGGGACAATTAAAGAATACGAG GCCCATGATGAGGTGTGCCCAAAATTTCCTCTCACCTGCGAAggctgtgggaagaagaagatccCAAGAGAAAAA tTTCAAGACCACATCAAATCTTGTAGCAAATGCAAAGCACCTTGCAGATTCCAGCCTGTTGGTTGCACCGAGGTG ATGGAAAATGAGAAGCTGCCTGACCACGAGAGCAAGCACATGGGGGAGCATCTGTACATGTTGCTGAGTTTTGTGCTGAGCCTCGGGACTGAATCCAGCAAGTTGCAGTCCCTGCCGGGCCTCCCGACAGCTGAGGGCAGTTCCACTCTGTTAGGGGGCAAGCCGCTGGTCTCTGAGTCAGAGATTTCCAGCTCTTTAGAACTGTTAGGGAAGTGTGAAGCTCTGGAAAGGAAGACTGTGACCTTTGAGAATATCGTCTGTGTGCTGAACCGGGAGGTGGAAAGGGTGTCTCTCACAGCTGAGGCATATAGCCAGCAGCATCAGCTGGACCAAGAGAAGATAGAGGCGCTCAGCAGCAAG GTTCGGCAGCTAGAAAGGAGCATTGCGCTAAAGGACTTGGCCCTGGCTGAGATGGCCCGCACAGTTCAGGAGATGGAAGCGTCGTCCTATGATGGCATCTTTATCTGGAAGATCAGTGACTTTGCAAGGAAACGCCAGGAGGCGATAAACGGCCGCTCGCCAGCCGTCTTTTCTCCAG CATTCTATACAAACAAATATGGCTACAAAATGTGCCTGCGCATTTACCTCAATGGGGATGGCACGGGGCGTGGTACCCACCTGTCCCTCTTCTTTGTGGTGATGAAAGGACCCAACGATGCCCTCTTGCGGTGGCCTTTCAACCAGAAG GTCACCCTGATGCTGCTGGATCAGAATAACCGGGAGCACGTGATTGACGCCTTCCGCCCGGATGTGTCATCTTCATCTTTCCAGCGGCCTGTCAGTGACATGAACATTGCCAGTGGCTGCCCGCTCTTCTGCCCCCTCACCAAGATGGAGGCCAAGAACTCTTACGTCCGTGATGACACCATCTTTATTAAAGCCATTGTAGACCTTACGGGCCTCTGA
- the TRAF2 gene encoding TNF receptor-associated factor 2 isoform X1, translating into MPSELAAAATAELLHGLKCFEAHLDVLVHMAAANLTPPSSLEVNKPGFPKEILGTELEGKYLCTECRNILRRPFQAQCGHRYCSSCLKKIISSGPQKCAACIQEGIYEDGISILETSSAFPDNAARREVESLPAICINEGCAWKGTIKEYESCHEGSCPFMLVTCPACLGMVRLNGKERHSERECPERSLNCKYCKVLFYFPNIKAHDEVCPKFPLTCEGCGKKKIPREKFQDHIKSCSKCKAPCRFQPVGCTEVMENEKLPDHESKHMGEHLYMLLSFVLSLGTESSKLQSLPGLPTAEGSSTLLGGKPLVSESEISSSLELLGKCEALERKTVTFENIVCVLNREVERVSLTAEAYSQQHQLDQEKIEALSSKVRQLERSIALKDLALAEMARTVQEMEASSYDGIFIWKISDFARKRQEAINGRSPAVFSPAFYTNKYGYKMCLRIYLNGDGTGRGTHLSLFFVVMKGPNDALLRWPFNQKVTLMLLDQNNREHVIDAFRPDVSSSSFQRPVSDMNIASGCPLFCPLTKMEAKNSYVRDDTIFIKAIVDLTGL; encoded by the exons tgttttgAAGCCCACTTGGATGTTCTGGTTCACATGGCAGCAGCAAACTTGACTCCCCCCAGCTCCCTGGAAGTAAACAAGCCGGGGTTTCCAAAGGAGATCCTTGGGACTGAGTTGGAGGGGAAGTACCTGTGTACAGAGTGCAGAAATATTTTGAGGCGGCCGTTCCAAGCCCAGTGTGGACACCGCTACTGTTCCTCTTGCCTGAAAAAGATCATAAG CTCTGGGCCCCAGAAGTGTGCAGCCTGCATTCAAGAAGGAATATACGAAGATGGCATTTCTATCTTGGAAACTAGTTCG GCTTTCCCAGATAATGCAGCCCGACGGGAGGTGGAGAGTCTTCCTGCAATCTGCATCAATGAGGGCTGTGCTTGGAAAGGGACAATTAAAGAATACGAG AGCTGCCATGAAGGGAGCTGCCCGTTCATGCTGGTCACCTGCCCGGCATGTCTGGGCATGGTCAGGCTGAATGGAAAGGAGCGCCATTCCGAGCGGGAGTGCCCTGAGAGAAGCCTCAACTGTAAATACTGCAAAGTCCTTTTCTACTTCCCCAATATTAAG GCCCATGATGAGGTGTGCCCAAAATTTCCTCTCACCTGCGAAggctgtgggaagaagaagatccCAAGAGAAAAA tTTCAAGACCACATCAAATCTTGTAGCAAATGCAAAGCACCTTGCAGATTCCAGCCTGTTGGTTGCACCGAGGTG ATGGAAAATGAGAAGCTGCCTGACCACGAGAGCAAGCACATGGGGGAGCATCTGTACATGTTGCTGAGTTTTGTGCTGAGCCTCGGGACTGAATCCAGCAAGTTGCAGTCCCTGCCGGGCCTCCCGACAGCTGAGGGCAGTTCCACTCTGTTAGGGGGCAAGCCGCTGGTCTCTGAGTCAGAGATTTCCAGCTCTTTAGAACTGTTAGGGAAGTGTGAAGCTCTGGAAAGGAAGACTGTGACCTTTGAGAATATCGTCTGTGTGCTGAACCGGGAGGTGGAAAGGGTGTCTCTCACAGCTGAGGCATATAGCCAGCAGCATCAGCTGGACCAAGAGAAGATAGAGGCGCTCAGCAGCAAG GTTCGGCAGCTAGAAAGGAGCATTGCGCTAAAGGACTTGGCCCTGGCTGAGATGGCCCGCACAGTTCAGGAGATGGAAGCGTCGTCCTATGATGGCATCTTTATCTGGAAGATCAGTGACTTTGCAAGGAAACGCCAGGAGGCGATAAACGGCCGCTCGCCAGCCGTCTTTTCTCCAG CATTCTATACAAACAAATATGGCTACAAAATGTGCCTGCGCATTTACCTCAATGGGGATGGCACGGGGCGTGGTACCCACCTGTCCCTCTTCTTTGTGGTGATGAAAGGACCCAACGATGCCCTCTTGCGGTGGCCTTTCAACCAGAAG GTCACCCTGATGCTGCTGGATCAGAATAACCGGGAGCACGTGATTGACGCCTTCCGCCCGGATGTGTCATCTTCATCTTTCCAGCGGCCTGTCAGTGACATGAACATTGCCAGTGGCTGCCCGCTCTTCTGCCCCCTCACCAAGATGGAGGCCAAGAACTCTTACGTCCGTGATGACACCATCTTTATTAAAGCCATTGTAGACCTTACGGGCCTCTGA